A window of uncultured Methanobrevibacter sp. contains these coding sequences:
- a CDS encoding DNA polymerase subunit beta: protein MQQIRTRDFIYTSDDLYFASTNYIHPKDRVISFLRYIPDENGDREKDGKRYRKVGSEEAYTYLRQNHPEYLYFSDVTNVEMMGVPTDKVERIIKPEQRLLGLKETFENGGEVKNPELIAKLMDVADFFHFMADIPYDHLGISGSILPGLQKSDVSDLDFVVYGLDNHRRAIEAFKQYRGKEVYIEQVDKHITVEGITNDYWDFVYDKRMFDSSLSKEEFRWYENRKANRGTINGTLFDILATKGYDEIEGEWGDTVYEPQGIEQIEADIISALGAFDNPSLYTIENVKHLDGVDFPLTEIVSFTHTYAGEVVDGEHVIAKGKVEKVIVNGEFSHYRLVVGTTREAIDEYVKLKESPA, encoded by the coding sequence ATGCAACAAATTAGAACAAGAGATTTCATTTATACAAGCGATGATTTATACTTCGCTTCAACAAATTACATTCACCCTAAAGACCGGGTGATTTCCTTTTTAAGATACATTCCAGATGAAAACGGTGATCGTGAAAAGGACGGTAAAAGATACAGAAAGGTAGGATCCGAAGAGGCATACACATACCTGAGGCAAAATCACCCCGAATATTTATACTTCAGCGACGTTACCAATGTTGAAATGATGGGAGTGCCAACAGACAAGGTTGAAAGAATCATAAAGCCGGAACAGAGATTGCTTGGCCTTAAGGAAACCTTTGAAAATGGAGGAGAGGTGAAAAATCCTGAACTCATTGCAAAGCTGATGGATGTTGCCGACTTTTTCCATTTCATGGCTGATATCCCATATGACCATCTGGGAATTTCAGGATCAATTCTTCCGGGCCTTCAAAAAAGTGACGTGTCCGACCTTGACTTTGTAGTGTACGGACTTGACAACCACAGAAGAGCCATTGAAGCCTTTAAACAGTATAGGGGAAAGGAAGTATATATTGAACAGGTTGACAAACACATTACAGTCGAGGGAATCACAAACGATTACTGGGATTTTGTATATGACAAAAGAATGTTTGATTCAAGCCTTAGCAAAGAAGAATTCAGATGGTATGAGAACAGAAAGGCAAACCGTGGAACAATTAACGGAACATTATTCGACATACTTGCCACAAAGGGTTATGATGAAATCGAAGGAGAATGGGGAGATACAGTATACGAACCTCAGGGAATTGAACAAATCGAAGCCGACATCATAAGTGCCCTTGGAGCCTTTGACAATCCATCATTATACACAATTGAAAATGTCAAACATCTTGACGGCGTGGATTTCCCATTGACTGAAATCGTCTCATTTACACACACCTACGCAGGCGAAGTGGTTGACGGTGAACATGTCATAGCGAAAGGTAAAGTCGAAAAGGTTATCGTCAACGGCGAGTTTTCACACTACCGTCTGGTTGTCGGAACCACCCGTGAAGCGATTGACGAGTACGTAAAATTAAAAGAAAGTCCCGCTTAA
- a CDS encoding sodium-dependent transporter, giving the protein MTETKKQEWNSNLAFMMAMIGSAVGLGNIWRFPNVLYSNGGGSFMIPYIVSLFLLGISFVLVEYAVGFKFKKSIARILYSIKDKLEPVAWFILLIVFLITTYYVCVVAWDFIYIILSFTKAWGANPDLYFANNVLHATESVSGIFTIVPNVLISVFIIWLIAWLIIKRDLNDGIGKVSQILLPLLCLIVVGIVIFSLTLPGASLGYTQIFNPDWSALTNLDVWLAAFGQIVFSLSLGMAIAMTYASYLPEGSKLVDNAIIVAFSNSGFEVFNSIGIFSILGFMALSSGVPFNELVTEGTGLAFVVFPQVFNTMGPVAYIIGPAFFICILFAGITSVIALLEGVCYSISEKFLIERKKTATAVCIIGFLISAIFATGIGSTILGVFDAYLNNFALLFAILLECIIFGWIYKFDDLIDTLNKNSSITVGKTWKTVIKFILPICILGLWIQGIISTISTADGLSVTIMAILTVILIVVPAIFAKLPAVNKNYYNVEN; this is encoded by the coding sequence ATGACAGAGACAAAAAAACAAGAGTGGAATAGTAATCTTGCATTTATGATGGCAATGATAGGTTCTGCAGTAGGTCTTGGAAACATTTGGCGTTTCCCAAATGTTTTATATTCAAATGGTGGAGGGTCATTCATGATCCCCTACATCGTTTCACTGTTTTTACTTGGAATATCATTCGTCCTTGTAGAATATGCTGTAGGATTTAAATTTAAAAAATCAATTGCAAGAATATTATACTCAATAAAGGACAAATTGGAACCCGTGGCATGGTTCATATTATTAATCGTATTTTTAATTACAACATATTATGTATGTGTAGTCGCATGGGACTTTATTTATATAATATTAAGTTTTACAAAAGCATGGGGAGCAAATCCCGACCTGTATTTTGCAAACAATGTTTTGCATGCAACAGAGTCAGTATCAGGAATATTTACAATCGTTCCAAATGTATTGATATCAGTATTCATCATCTGGTTAATTGCATGGCTGATTATTAAAAGGGATTTAAATGATGGAATAGGTAAAGTCAGCCAAATATTATTACCATTACTTTGTTTAATTGTTGTGGGAATCGTAATATTCTCATTGACACTTCCAGGTGCTTCACTTGGATATACACAAATTTTCAATCCTGATTGGAGTGCCCTGACCAATCTTGATGTATGGCTGGCAGCATTTGGACAAATCGTATTCTCCCTCAGTTTGGGAATGGCAATAGCAATGACCTATGCAAGTTATCTGCCGGAAGGATCCAAATTAGTTGACAATGCAATAATCGTAGCATTTTCAAACTCAGGATTTGAGGTATTCAACTCAATAGGAATTTTTTCAATTCTCGGGTTTATGGCACTATCCTCCGGAGTTCCATTCAATGAACTTGTAACCGAAGGAACAGGACTTGCATTCGTAGTTTTCCCACAGGTATTCAATACAATGGGACCTGTCGCATACATAATCGGACCGGCATTCTTCATATGCATATTGTTTGCCGGAATAACATCAGTTATTGCACTTCTTGAAGGAGTATGTTATTCAATTTCAGAAAAATTCCTTATTGAACGTAAAAAGACCGCAACAGCAGTATGCATAATAGGATTTTTAATATCCGCCATCTTTGCAACAGGTATCGGAAGTACAATACTGGGAGTATTTGATGCATACCTGAATAATTTCGCATTATTATTTGCAATACTTCTTGAATGCATAATCTTCGGTTGGATTTACAAATTTGATGACTTAATTGATACCCTAAACAAAAATTCATCCATTACCGTCGGTAAAACCTGGAAAACAGTCATCAAATTCATATTGCCTATCTGTATATTGGGCCTTTGGATTCAGGGAATCATCTCAACCATAAGCACAGCTGACGGATTGAGCGTAACCATCATGGCAATATTAACAGTCATATTAATAGTGGTTCCAGCCATCTTTGCAAAATTACCGGCAGTCAATAAAAATTACTATAATGTGGAAAATTAA
- a CDS encoding Dna2/Cas4 domain-containing protein: MIKVSSIKQYMYCPMKLYHQIHIDSSENNNYQLSNELKKLKIDIQDLIKKNMRKVKKDMTLIEIESVLSQNIDPYIKNTTDTIKSMNIGLENKQINNIIDNAYFNIKITSLKIKQTMTIHDRHAYEIMDMFFPNCMYSFLIKDKSMDVIGICDKIEIVDGKYYPILLKSGNPPLKGVWDQDAIELASHAILIEEEFGNDVYVGFVDYEKINDRRPVVMDVELRKNYFDILREVKEVIDNKKMPDVKKNPKKCEKCDYADICVCD, translated from the coding sequence ATGATAAAAGTTTCTTCTATAAAACAATACATGTACTGTCCAATGAAATTATATCACCAAATCCATATCGATTCGAGCGAGAACAATAATTATCAACTATCAAATGAGCTAAAGAAGTTAAAGATTGACATTCAGGACCTAATCAAGAAAAATATGCGTAAAGTCAAAAAAGACATGACTTTAATAGAAATTGAAAGTGTCTTATCTCAAAATATCGACCCATACATCAAAAACACCACCGACACCATCAAATCAATGAACATTGGACTTGAAAACAAACAGATCAACAATATTATTGACAATGCCTATTTCAACATCAAAATCACCTCATTAAAAATAAAGCAGACAATGACAATCCACGACAGGCATGCCTACGAAATAATGGATATGTTTTTCCCAAACTGCATGTACTCATTTCTCATAAAGGACAAAAGCATGGACGTGATTGGAATATGTGATAAAATTGAGATAGTCGACGGAAAATATTATCCAATACTTTTAAAAAGTGGAAATCCTCCATTAAAAGGCGTTTGGGACCAGGATGCCATTGAACTTGCATCTCATGCAATACTTATTGAAGAGGAATTTGGAAATGACGTTTATGTGGGATTTGTTGACTATGAAAAAATCAATGACAGACGTCCTGTGGTAATGGACGTTGAATTGCGAAAAAATTATTTTGACATCCTGCGTGAAGTAAAAGAAGTCATTGATAATAAAAAGATGCCAGATGTTAAAAAAAATCCAAAAAAATGTGAAAAATGCGATTATGCAGACATTTGCGTTTGCGATTAA
- a CDS encoding DUF5612 domain-containing protein, which yields MSDYTLTIKSSEKKGVLDDITDVITAHGANISYVHLFVEKNNVGSINLELEHVEDIDELLSDLDDIEEVLSVELHGSQLDIYGKRIIIVGGGAQVSQVAMGAITEADRHNIRGERISVDTIPLVGEKSIAEAVEATSRLPRVSALVLAGSLMGGEITEAVRKVKDSSNITVICLNMPGSVTKYADLIITDPIQAGVLAVMSIADTAVFSIARLGDNIKF from the coding sequence ATGAGTGATTATACATTAACAATTAAATCTAGTGAGAAAAAGGGCGTACTTGATGATATCACTGATGTTATCACTGCTCATGGTGCTAATATTAGTTATGTTCATCTTTTCGTTGAGAAGAATAATGTAGGCTCCATCAATTTGGAGCTGGAGCATGTCGAAGACATTGACGAATTGCTTTCTGATTTGGATGATATTGAGGAAGTCCTTTCTGTGGAATTGCATGGTTCTCAGTTAGATATTTATGGAAAACGTATAATCATTGTCGGTGGTGGAGCACAGGTGTCCCAGGTTGCAATGGGTGCTATAACAGAGGCCGACAGGCATAACATCCGTGGGGAACGTATCAGTGTCGATACAATACCTCTCGTTGGCGAAAAATCAATTGCTGAGGCTGTTGAAGCAACTTCCAGACTTCCACGTGTAAGTGCATTGGTGCTAGCTGGTTCACTTATGGGTGGCGAGATTACAGAAGCCGTTCGTAAAGTTAAGGATTCAAGCAACATCACTGTAATCTGTCTTAATATGCCTGGAAGCGTAACCAAATATGCTGATTTAATCATAACCGATCCGATTCAGGCAGGTGTTTTGGCAGTAATGTCAATAGCAGATACTGCGGTATTCAGTATTGCACGTTTGGGTGACAATATCAAATTTTAA
- a CDS encoding energy-converting hydrogenase B subunit P — protein MKFVMRPYHMVSLGGYIVEWDFPYRDLIIVNKTSEPIKVEIPVFHEEWIQEHRDLGLEVIPVTENDNYLSMWKRAHAELDKVRPKNE, from the coding sequence ATGAAATTTGTTATGAGACCGTATCACATGGTAAGTCTTGGAGGATATATTGTTGAATGGGATTTCCCATACAGGGATCTTATCATTGTAAATAAAACCTCTGAACCAATTAAAGTTGAAATACCAGTATTTCATGAGGAATGGATTCAGGAACACAGGGATTTGGGTCTTGAGGTCATTCCGGTTACTGAAAACGACAATTATTTGAGCATGTGGAAAAGGGCACATGCGGAACTTGATAAAGTAAGGCCAAAAAATGAGTGA
- a CDS encoding respiratory chain complex I subunit 1 family protein, translating into MFESTLINSVLAVILTVLVCFVISTLLPGIERKYIHARIQQRIGPPVTSPGIMAPLKFMFKENVKISSPVPGLYKLLPILCFLVVLCVLIALTPQAYKIPALASLVAIVGFLKVEEICYVLMGALSKSVMSVNMPFPDQIKGAAHQNANRSFIEDISARRSLRMITYGSFPLYLALFAPVTAAGSIFLKDIVAYQQAHGPFLFTVAGGIAAIVFFIGYMIILNEYPFSIIKAKSDVIEGPYMEYAAKYRAIVVVTRGFFMFVLGAVFSVLFIGVPPTIFSWGILVNILVAVIFVFMMGIFSAFAPVFTNRQLLPTILGTTLLGILAIVIGLL; encoded by the coding sequence ATGTTTGAAAGTACTTTAATCAATTCAGTTCTTGCAGTAATATTGACTGTGCTTGTTTGTTTTGTAATTTCAACATTACTTCCGGGTATTGAGAGAAAATATATTCATGCAAGAATCCAGCAAAGGATTGGGCCTCCGGTGACATCTCCGGGAATTATGGCTCCGCTCAAATTCATGTTCAAGGAAAACGTTAAAATTTCATCTCCCGTTCCGGGATTGTATAAGTTATTGCCGATTCTATGCTTTTTAGTGGTATTGTGCGTTTTAATTGCATTGACTCCTCAAGCATATAAGATTCCTGCTTTGGCAAGTCTTGTGGCTATTGTCGGATTTTTAAAAGTCGAGGAAATCTGTTATGTATTGATGGGAGCATTGTCCAAATCCGTAATGTCAGTTAACATGCCGTTCCCTGACCAAATCAAGGGAGCAGCTCATCAAAATGCTAACCGTTCATTCATTGAGGATATAAGTGCAAGAAGATCACTCAGGATGATTACCTACGGTTCATTCCCACTGTATCTGGCATTGTTTGCACCGGTTACTGCAGCGGGAAGCATATTCCTGAAGGATATCGTTGCATACCAGCAGGCACACGGACCATTCCTATTTACTGTAGCAGGTGGAATCGCAGCAATAGTATTTTTCATCGGTTACATGATAATTTTGAATGAATATCCATTTTCAATCATTAAGGCAAAAAGTGATGTTATTGAAGGACCATACATGGAGTATGCGGCCAAATATAGGGCAATAGTAGTTGTAACCAGAGGATTTTTCATGTTCGTACTCGGTGCGGTATTCTCAGTATTGTTCATTGGAGTTCCGCCAACAATCTTTTCATGGGGAATTCTTGTCAATATTCTTGTTGCAGTCATATTCGTGTTCATGATGGGAATATTTTCAGCTTTCGCTCCGGTATTTACAAATAGGCAATTGCTGCCAACCATTTTGGGAACTACATTGCTTGGAATTTTAGCCATTGTTATCGGATTATTGTAG
- a CDS encoding nickel-dependent hydrogenase large subunit produces MDEKVPRSNIIETEIPMGTVHPAALEPYRVRFFVEDEIVQEAEITIGVNHRGIERIMEGLPVEKANALTEKICGICSNAHIWNSCRTAEMGLNIEIPERAKYIRVIMSELERLHSHFLYLAHGCEVLSHETFSMRVFYLREIVMELLAMIGGNRVQYGCSVIGGVRPRCDLNEAKLLRLKNDMDAIEEGLTGFVDRFMADSILLSRVTGIGVLPQKQAIELAVTGPTLRATGVARDLRTTMFEYDDFDFNVITQPDGDVKSNLVMRALESFESIKLIRQAIANIPEGKVINRDWEMFDTDIIQSYIEVPRGTLYHSYALESGRVRHSIIRTPSMANIGAMQYACIGDQITDAQLCIVQCDPCFTCTDRAIEIIRR; encoded by the coding sequence ATGGATGAAAAAGTACCAAGAAGCAATATTATTGAAACTGAAATTCCAATGGGTACAGTTCACCCTGCTGCATTGGAGCCATATAGGGTAAGGTTTTTTGTAGAGGATGAAATCGTTCAGGAAGCCGAAATAACTATTGGTGTTAATCATAGGGGAATAGAAAGGATCATGGAAGGACTTCCGGTTGAAAAGGCTAATGCATTGACTGAAAAAATATGTGGAATTTGTTCAAACGCACATATATGGAATTCATGCAGAACAGCCGAAATGGGTTTGAATATCGAAATTCCGGAAAGGGCCAAATACATTCGTGTAATTATGAGTGAACTTGAACGTTTACACTCACATTTCTTATACCTAGCACACGGTTGTGAGGTATTGTCTCATGAAACATTTTCAATGAGGGTATTCTACCTGAGGGAAATAGTAATGGAACTGCTTGCAATGATTGGAGGAAACCGTGTACAGTACGGTTGCTCTGTAATAGGCGGAGTAAGGCCAAGATGTGATTTGAATGAAGCAAAGCTGTTAAGACTCAAAAATGATATGGATGCGATTGAAGAGGGACTTACCGGATTTGTTGATAGATTCATGGCTGATTCCATCCTATTGTCAAGGGTTACAGGCATAGGAGTACTTCCTCAAAAGCAGGCTATCGAACTGGCAGTTACCGGACCGACTTTAAGGGCAACAGGCGTTGCAAGGGATTTAAGAACAACAATGTTTGAATATGACGATTTTGATTTTAATGTAATAACCCAACCTGACGGTGATGTAAAATCAAATCTTGTCATGAGGGCATTGGAGTCATTTGAGTCAATTAAACTCATAAGGCAGGCTATTGCAAACATTCCTGAAGGTAAAGTAATAAACCGTGACTGGGAAATGTTTGACACAGACATTATTCAAAGTTACATTGAAGTTCCAAGGGGAACTTTATATCATTCATACGCACTGGAAAGCGGAAGGGTAAGACATTCAATTATCAGGACCCCTTCAATGGCAAATATCGGTGCAATGCAATATGCATGTATTGGAGACCAAATTACTGATGCACAATTATGTATCGTACAATGTGATCCATGTTTCACTTGTACAGATAGGGCAATAGAGATTATAAGGAGGTAA
- a CDS encoding NADH-quinone oxidoreductase subunit B family protein, protein MGIKSFSRARAIHVMLVYTGGCNGCDIEIVNSILSPRFDAEQYKVFLTWNPREADVLVVTGPVTHFNRKPLEAIYEAIPNPKLVVAAGSCALMGGVYKNCSGDIPSEEIEGPVENIIPVNAKVPGCAVRPQDVLAGVVSLLPTLLDAD, encoded by the coding sequence ATGGGAATTAAATCATTTTCAAGGGCAAGGGCAATTCACGTCATGCTTGTTTATACAGGAGGATGTAACGGTTGCGATATTGAAATTGTAAACTCAATATTATCACCACGTTTCGATGCTGAACAGTATAAGGTGTTTTTAACATGGAATCCTCGTGAAGCTGACGTATTGGTTGTCACAGGTCCTGTTACACATTTTAATAGAAAACCATTGGAGGCAATTTATGAGGCTATTCCTAATCCTAAATTGGTTGTAGCCGCTGGAAGTTGTGCACTGATGGGTGGTGTTTATAAGAACTGTTCTGGTGACATTCCTTCCGAAGAAATTGAAGGACCAGTTGAAAACATTATTCCGGTTAACGCTAAGGTTCCGGGCTGTGCCGTAAGGCCTCAGGATGTTTTGGCTGGAGTTGTATCACTATTACCTACATTATTAGATGCGGATTAA
- a CDS encoding 4Fe-4S binding protein, with amino-acid sequence MSSILRIALEGAFTNFKRIFFAADRVTDMELRKQISTLSVEVDDRVDEKACIGCAGCANVCPTGAVEMKKLANPVKLTDNWTKSEVPEINLEKCVVCYYCHDFCPVFSLYGEKGTIHPSNVGDIEVDIASALEQPFKISDDKLKFIAQYLSDKTVLKNREDGD; translated from the coding sequence ATGAGTAGTATACTAAGAATAGCTTTAGAAGGAGCATTTACTAACTTTAAAAGAATCTTTTTTGCAGCTGATAGAGTTACAGACATGGAATTGAGAAAGCAAATCTCAACACTGTCCGTTGAAGTGGATGACCGTGTTGACGAAAAGGCCTGTATTGGATGTGCAGGTTGTGCCAATGTCTGTCCGACAGGTGCGGTAGAGATGAAAAAATTGGCTAATCCAGTTAAACTGACAGATAATTGGACCAAAAGTGAAGTACCTGAAATTAATCTTGAAAAATGTGTTGTATGCTATTACTGTCATGATTTCTGTCCTGTATTTTCACTTTATGGTGAGAAAGGAACAATACATCCAAGTAATGTCGGGGACATTGAAGTGGACATTGCAAGCGCACTTGAACAGCCATTTAAAATTTCTGATGATAAGCTTAAATTCATTGCACAATACCTGTCAGATAAAACAGTATTGAAAAATAGAGAGGATGGTGATTAG
- a CDS encoding 4Fe-4S binding protein: MFLSTNVCDEECIKSCPTKSIRLVNGVPFSCLTCGICQKNCPNHAIFKNSYGGYVVDRAKCNGCGMCMYNCPTNNITIEDGIVYGICSRCGVCAEKYPDCRVDGFEFERDKQITLIKSFNILNPPLDNVPHKSENLVTEVSRTYFGTDTEKCILCGRCEEYCPTGAIHVKVDRDEGICRECRICADVCPNESMNKHQMVNSYSCTLCLNCMKACPHNAISVDDFKIVINKLNQKPAGKIISCLNCGLCADLCENGSLKNDDGKLRYDPTQDTENVTHDLAISHCPVLTLREDDEMFIYDEIDDAELPTLSGFCVSCGKCVQVCDDAKARQVMTQTWDGKVTDDCISCGICVEMCQEDAITLHRGKISVDLAKCILCENCAVHCPVDAIPKSTMYKNEIKDGFNFIEQELCMHCGVCYGICSYDAIEKIDGNYVVKEENCTYCGACKNACPAKAFLFERNFKDSIEGI, encoded by the coding sequence ATGTTTTTGTCAACTAATGTATGTGATGAGGAATGCATTAAATCATGTCCTACAAAATCCATTAGACTGGTTAATGGGGTTCCGTTCAGTTGTCTGACATGTGGAATTTGTCAGAAAAACTGTCCGAATCATGCAATATTTAAAAACAGCTATGGAGGATATGTTGTAGACAGAGCCAAATGTAACGGCTGTGGAATGTGTATGTACAACTGTCCGACAAACAACATTACAATTGAAGACGGAATTGTCTACGGTATATGTTCACGCTGTGGTGTATGTGCAGAGAAGTACCCTGATTGTCGTGTAGACGGTTTTGAATTTGAAAGAGACAAACAGATTACATTAATCAAATCATTTAACATTTTAAATCCTCCATTGGATAATGTGCCACATAAAAGTGAAAATCTGGTCACTGAAGTTTCAAGAACATACTTCGGGACTGATACAGAAAAATGTATACTCTGTGGCAGATGTGAGGAATACTGTCCAACCGGGGCAATACATGTCAAGGTGGATAGGGATGAAGGAATCTGTCGTGAATGCAGAATCTGTGCTGATGTCTGTCCTAATGAATCAATGAACAAGCATCAGATGGTAAATTCATATTCATGTACCCTTTGTCTGAACTGTATGAAGGCTTGTCCTCACAATGCGATTTCAGTGGATGACTTTAAAATCGTTATTAATAAGTTAAATCAAAAGCCGGCAGGTAAAATCATATCCTGTTTGAACTGCGGATTGTGTGCGGACCTGTGTGAAAACGGATCACTTAAAAATGATGATGGTAAATTAAGGTATGATCCGACACAGGATACTGAAAATGTCACACATGATTTGGCTATTTCACATTGTCCTGTTCTCACACTTCGTGAAGACGATGAGATGTTTATATATGATGAAATTGATGATGCAGAGCTTCCTACATTGTCCGGTTTCTGTGTAAGCTGCGGTAAATGTGTACAGGTTTGTGATGATGCCAAAGCCCGTCAGGTAATGACACAGACATGGGACGGCAAGGTCACAGACGACTGTATTTCTTGTGGAATCTGTGTGGAAATGTGTCAGGAAGACGCAATCACATTGCACAGGGGTAAGATTTCTGTTGATTTGGCTAAATGTATATTATGTGAAAACTGTGCGGTTCATTGTCCTGTTGATGCAATTCCAAAATCTACAATGTACAAGAATGAAATAAAAGACGGATTTAACTTCATTGAACAGGAGTTATGTATGCATTGTGGAGTATGTTACGGAATTTGTTCATATGATGCAATCGAAAAGATTGACGGTAACTATGTGGTCAAAGAGGAAAACTGTACCTATTGCGGTGCATGTAAAAACGCATGTCCTGCAAAGGCGTTCCTGTTTGAGAGAAATTTCAAAGATTCAATAGAGGGTATTTAA
- a CDS encoding energy-converting hydrogenase B subunit J: protein MLSLGPIIFGLILGLVIGSQIKLNVNDTHFTLGAFIIVLIAGIIVAWQSGNYPFYTDLPISTAFLSALIGIFVGKLIFARSK, encoded by the coding sequence ATGTTATCTCTTGGACCAATAATATTCGGACTGATATTGGGCTTGGTTATCGGATCACAGATAAAGCTCAATGTTAACGATACTCATTTCACTCTCGGAGCGTTTATTATAGTACTTATTGCAGGAATTATTGTCGCATGGCAATCCGGCAACTATCCGTTTTATACAGACTTGCCGATTTCCACCGCATTTTTATCTGCATTAATAGGAATTTTTGTAGGCAAACTAATATTTGCAAGGAGTAAATAA
- a CDS encoding MnhB domain-containing protein, with amino-acid sequence MSQGSMILKLISLPISIILICLGIMTILGGHITPGGGFQGGAMIASGIILSILVYGIGNSPLELSHLYIEVLESVGALGFVVFGLIGLFVGGFFLYNVGTDLFNIVPSSIQTILHYPDVTNAGIIPYLNIFVGLKVFVGLSSIVIAFAGFKKIVEEGE; translated from the coding sequence ATGAGTCAAGGTAGTATGATTTTAAAACTTATATCTTTGCCAATTTCAATCATATTGATTTGTCTTGGTATAATGACCATTCTTGGAGGTCACATCACTCCTGGTGGAGGTTTCCAGGGTGGTGCAATGATTGCAAGTGGAATTATATTGTCTATACTTGTCTATGGAATAGGTAATTCCCCATTAGAATTGTCACACTTATATATTGAAGTATTGGAATCCGTTGGTGCATTGGGTTTTGTAGTCTTTGGACTGATCGGTTTGTTTGTCGGAGGATTTTTCCTCTACAATGTAGGTACAGATTTATTCAATATCGTTCCTTCATCCATTCAGACTATCCTACACTATCCGGATGTTACAAATGCAGGTATTATTCCATACCTTAACATATTCGTAGGTTTAAAGGTATTTGTGGGACTGTCTTCAATTGTTATTGCATTTGCGGGTTTCAAAAAGATTGTTGAGGAGGGTGAATAA
- the mbhE gene encoding hydrogen gas-evolving membrane-bound hydrogenase subunit E, protein MSNPTIRNLLAAVLTGIFSVTLLDAVFHLSSMINPGVSYIYNALGTQIAPNLVTVVIFDFRAYDTLGESIILLTAGLVVLLIFGRGLLGDKR, encoded by the coding sequence TTGTCTAATCCAACTATTCGTAATTTACTTGCAGCGGTTCTCACAGGAATATTTTCCGTCACATTGCTTGATGCGGTATTCCATTTAAGCAGCATGATTAACCCTGGTGTAAGCTATATCTACAACGCTTTGGGAACTCAAATTGCTCCAAACCTAGTTACCGTTGTTATATTTGATTTCAGAGCATACGATACATTGGGAGAATCAATTATATTATTGACTGCCGGACTGGTTGTTTTGTTAATATTCGGCAGAGGATTATTGGGGGATAAAAGATGA
- a CDS encoding hydrogenase, protein MKLYDQIFNVVKQFKKLFSPGPVTNADVSGSITAEIFLIVSLVLSALLLRHVSVLLAGLVALILAIVLISNIPLIPKFKIEQEDSLEKMLFYAVVTLALIVTFMYWGGNLV, encoded by the coding sequence ATGAAACTCTATGATCAGATATTCAATGTTGTAAAGCAATTCAAGAAATTGTTCTCTCCAGGACCTGTTACAAATGCGGATGTTTCCGGTAGTATCACTGCGGAAATATTCCTGATTGTATCATTGGTTCTATCAGCATTATTATTGAGACATGTAAGTGTTTTACTTGCAGGATTGGTTGCATTGATACTGGCAATCGTCCTTATTTCAAATATTCCACTTATTCCTAAGTTTAAAATTGAACAGGAAGATTCTCTTGAAAAAATGTTATTCTATGCGGTGGTCACACTTGCATTGATTGTCACATTCATGTACTGGGGTGGTAACCTTGTCTAA